One genomic segment of Pseudomonas chlororaphis subsp. aurantiaca includes these proteins:
- a CDS encoding IclR family transcriptional regulator, whose translation MAGSQIERVFSVLESLTSDPRGLPMQTLAEQLDIPKSATHRLLAELIRLGYVRQNPDSLRYHLSTKLVAMGFRYLSSSGADIVQPVLDRLAQETGELVRLGVIEDERQTWIAKSQGARSGLRYDPDMGREAPLFYTASGHAWLACLSDAEALSLVERQAAEIPADLGPNAPRSNIELLERLRLAREQGYAWVEESSAVGTSAVAAVVRHPVDGRVVGVLSIAGPSARMPLARLHELAPLLLKFADELSAASQASELFN comes from the coding sequence ATGGCCGGCAGTCAAATCGAGCGCGTCTTCAGCGTTCTGGAAAGTCTTACCAGCGATCCCCGCGGCCTGCCGATGCAGACCCTGGCCGAGCAGTTGGACATCCCCAAAAGCGCCACCCACCGGCTGTTGGCGGAGCTGATCCGCCTGGGCTACGTACGCCAGAACCCGGACAGCCTGCGTTATCACCTGTCGACCAAACTGGTGGCGATGGGCTTTCGCTACCTGTCCAGCAGCGGCGCGGACATCGTCCAGCCGGTGCTCGACCGGCTGGCCCAGGAAACCGGCGAGCTGGTGCGCCTCGGGGTGATCGAGGACGAGCGCCAGACCTGGATCGCCAAGTCCCAGGGCGCCCGTTCCGGGTTGCGCTACGACCCCGACATGGGGCGCGAGGCGCCGCTGTTCTACACCGCTTCCGGGCACGCCTGGCTGGCCTGCCTGAGCGATGCCGAGGCCTTGTCGCTGGTGGAGCGCCAGGCCGCCGAGATTCCCGCGGACCTAGGCCCGAACGCGCCGCGCTCGAATATCGAACTGCTCGAACGCCTGCGCCTGGCCCGGGAACAGGGTTACGCCTGGGTCGAGGAAAGCTCGGCGGTGGGCACCTCGGCGGTGGCCGCGGTGGTGCGTCACCCGGTCGACGGCCGGGTGGTCGGGGTGCTGAGCATCGCCGGCCCCAGCGCGCGCATGCCGCTGGCGCGCCTGCATGAACTGGCACCGCTGCTGTTGAAGTTTGCCGATGAGCTTTCGGCCGCCAGCCAGGCTTCCGAGCTTTTCAACTGA
- a CDS encoding FAD-dependent oxidoreductase: MPATAPLHHPDIDCDVLVVGSGAAGLSAAVTAAWHGLKVIVVEKDPVFGGATAWSGGWAWVPCNPLARRAGIVEDVELPRTYLKHELGERYQPALIDAFLEAGPRMVSFFERHTALQFADGNAIADIHGDTPGAGTGGRSVIAAPYDGRQIGTLLKRLRKTLRETSFMGMPIMAGADLAAFLNLSRSLPAAWHVSKRLGRHLRDLVTHRRALQLVNGVALVARLAKSAQDLGVLLWESAPVTELLRDGDAVTGAIVSSAPRGRIRIKARKAVVLAAGGFPNDIERRKALFPRTPTGHEHLALPPLAVSGDGLRLGESVGARVDTDMASPVAWAPVSAVPYKDGSRGHFPHIIERGKPGIIGVLRNGQRFVNEADGYYDYVRAMVAAAPEGEEVASWLICSHGFQRRYGLGVSRPFPVPLAPFIRSGYLKRGDSIEELAQACGIDADGLRATLAEYNRHARQGQDPQFGRGSTPYNRKQGDPRQQPNPCVAPIEQGPFYAVKVQPGCFGTFAGLKVNPHAQVLDDQGQAIAGLYAAGSDMASIMGGHYPAGGINLGPALTFGYIAGRHIAGASAYE, from the coding sequence ATGCCTGCCACCGCCCCCCTGCACCACCCCGATATCGATTGCGACGTGCTGGTCGTCGGCTCCGGCGCCGCCGGCCTCTCGGCGGCCGTGACCGCGGCCTGGCATGGCCTGAAGGTCATAGTGGTGGAGAAAGACCCGGTGTTCGGCGGCGCCACCGCCTGGTCCGGCGGCTGGGCCTGGGTGCCGTGCAACCCGCTGGCGCGACGGGCCGGCATAGTCGAGGACGTGGAACTGCCGCGCACCTACCTGAAACACGAACTGGGCGAGCGCTACCAGCCAGCACTGATCGACGCCTTCCTCGAAGCCGGTCCGCGCATGGTGTCGTTCTTCGAGCGCCATACCGCGCTGCAATTCGCCGACGGCAACGCCATCGCCGATATCCACGGCGATACGCCGGGCGCCGGCACCGGCGGACGCTCGGTGATCGCCGCGCCCTACGATGGGCGCCAGATCGGCACGCTGCTCAAGCGCCTGCGCAAGACCCTGCGCGAAACCTCGTTCATGGGCATGCCGATCATGGCCGGCGCCGACCTTGCGGCCTTCCTCAACCTGAGCCGTTCGCTGCCGGCGGCCTGGCACGTGAGCAAGCGCTTGGGCCGCCACCTGCGCGACCTCGTCACTCATCGCCGCGCCCTGCAACTGGTCAACGGTGTGGCGCTGGTGGCGCGCCTGGCCAAGTCGGCGCAGGACCTTGGCGTGCTGCTCTGGGAATCGGCGCCGGTCACCGAACTGCTGCGCGACGGCGACGCAGTGACCGGGGCGATTGTCAGCAGCGCCCCCCGGGGGCGTATCCGTATCAAGGCCCGCAAGGCGGTGGTGCTGGCGGCCGGCGGTTTCCCCAATGACATCGAGCGGCGCAAGGCGCTGTTCCCGCGCACACCCACCGGCCACGAGCATCTGGCCCTGCCACCGTTGGCGGTCTCGGGCGACGGCTTGCGCCTGGGGGAAAGCGTCGGCGCCCGGGTCGATACCGACATGGCGTCCCCGGTGGCCTGGGCCCCGGTTTCCGCGGTGCCCTACAAGGACGGCAGCCGCGGGCATTTTCCGCACATCATCGAGCGCGGCAAGCCGGGGATCATTGGCGTCCTGCGTAACGGCCAGCGTTTCGTCAACGAAGCCGACGGTTACTACGACTATGTGCGGGCGATGGTCGCGGCGGCTCCCGAGGGCGAAGAAGTGGCGTCGTGGCTGATCTGCAGCCACGGCTTCCAGCGCCGCTACGGCCTGGGCGTCTCCCGGCCCTTCCCGGTACCGCTGGCGCCCTTTATCCGCAGCGGCTACCTGAAGCGCGGCGACAGTATCGAAGAGCTGGCCCAGGCCTGCGGCATCGATGCGGACGGCTTGCGCGCCACCCTGGCGGAATACAACCGGCATGCCCGACAAGGCCAGGATCCGCAGTTCGGTCGGGGTTCGACGCCCTACAACCGCAAACAGGGCGACCCGCGCCAGCAACCCAACCCGTGCGTGGCGCCCATCGAGCAGGGGCCGTTCTACGCGGTGAAGGTCCAGCCGGGCTGCTTCGGCACGTTCGCCGGGCTCAAGGTCAATCCCCACGCCCAGGTGCTCGACGACCAGGGCCAGGCCATCGCTGGCCTGTACGCTGCCGGCAGCGACATGGCCAGCATCATGGGCGGCCACTACCCCGCCGGCGGTATCAATCTCGGTCCGGCGCTGACCTTCGGCTATATCGCCGGTCGGCACATCGCCGGGGCCAGCGCTTACGAATAA
- the pcaG gene encoding protocatechuate 3,4-dioxygenase subunit alpha, whose protein sequence is MPIQLLPETPSQTAGPYVHIGLALAAAGNPTRSDEIWNRMAGPEAQGEKILLIGHVYDGNGHLVRDSFLEFWQANHEGVYDPVFDSEKVFNSFGRTATTFDAGEWTLHTVKPGVVKNAAGVPMAPHINVALFARGINIHLHTRLYFADEPEANAACPVLNLIEQPQRRETLLAHPCEVDGQRAYRFDIRIQGEGETVFFDF, encoded by the coding sequence ATGCCTATCCAATTGCTGCCTGAAACCCCCTCGCAAACGGCCGGCCCTTACGTGCACATCGGCCTGGCACTGGCCGCCGCGGGCAACCCGACCCGCAGCGACGAGATCTGGAACCGGATGGCCGGGCCCGAGGCCCAGGGGGAAAAGATCCTGCTGATCGGCCACGTGTATGACGGCAACGGCCATCTGGTGCGCGACTCGTTCCTCGAGTTCTGGCAAGCCAACCATGAGGGCGTCTACGACCCCGTGTTCGATTCGGAGAAAGTCTTCAACAGCTTCGGGCGCACGGCCACCACCTTCGATGCCGGCGAATGGACGCTGCACACGGTCAAGCCGGGCGTGGTGAAGAATGCCGCCGGGGTGCCGATGGCGCCGCACATCAACGTGGCGCTGTTCGCCCGGGGGATCAACATCCACCTGCACACCCGCCTGTATTTCGCCGACGAGCCGGAAGCCAACGCCGCCTGCCCGGTGCTCAACCTGATCGAGCAGCCGCAACGGCGCGAAACCCTGCTGGCGCATCCCTGTGAAGTGGACGGGCAGCGGGCGTACCGCTTCGATATCCGCATCCAGGGGGAAGGCGAGACGGTGTTCTTCGATTTCTGA
- the pcaH gene encoding protocatechuate 3,4-dioxygenase subunit beta — translation MSDADSSRFVIRDRNWHPKALTPDYKTSVARSPRQALVSIPQSLSETSGPDFSHLKTGRFDNDLLLNFNNGGLPVGERIIVAGRVCDQYGQPIPHTLVEMWQANAGGRYRHKNDRYLAPLDPNFGGVGRALTDRDGYYSFRTIKPGPYPWRNGPNDWRPAHIHFSISGPSIATRLITQLYFEGDPLIPLCPIVKSIANPDAVQSLIARLDMSSANPMDCLAYRFDIVLRGQRKTHFENC, via the coding sequence ATGTCTGATGCAGACAGCAGTCGTTTCGTTATCCGTGACCGTAATTGGCATCCCAAGGCCCTGACTCCCGACTACAAGACCTCCGTGGCCCGTTCGCCACGTCAAGCGCTGGTGAGCATCCCGCAATCGCTGAGCGAAACCAGCGGCCCCGATTTCTCCCATCTGAAGACCGGACGTTTCGATAACGACCTGCTGCTCAACTTCAATAACGGCGGCTTGCCGGTGGGCGAGCGAATCATCGTCGCCGGTCGGGTCTGCGATCAGTACGGCCAGCCGATTCCCCACACCCTGGTGGAGATGTGGCAAGCCAACGCCGGTGGCCGCTACCGGCACAAGAACGACCGCTACCTGGCGCCCCTGGACCCGAACTTCGGCGGCGTCGGTCGGGCCCTGACCGACCGTGACGGCTACTACAGTTTCCGCACTATCAAGCCCGGCCCTTACCCGTGGCGCAACGGCCCGAATGACTGGCGCCCGGCGCATATCCACTTCTCCATCAGCGGGCCTTCGATCGCCACGCGGTTGATCACCCAGCTGTATTTCGAGGGCGACCCGCTGATCCCGCTGTGCCCGATCGTCAAATCGATCGCCAACCCGGACGCGGTGCAAAGCCTGATCGCGCGCCTGGACATGAGCAGCGCCAACCCGATGGACTGCCTGGCCTATCGCTTCGACATCGTGTTGCGCGGCCAGCGCAAGACCCACTTCGAGAATTGCTGA
- the pcaQ gene encoding pca operon transcription factor PcaQ codes for MNIDTRIKFRHLVCFLEMSRQGSLARAADVLAVSQPAMSKTLKELEELLDTRLFARSKAGLSLTEAGMAFLRYAGPSVQALREGVNTLRGGEYAAGVVRLGVLSTAESLLLPEVVRRLHERHSALVVSVVTGPSAYLLSQLRVGDVDLVVGRMTDSPQIQGLSFEHLYSESMTLVARPDHPLLHGPLDRHALERYPLVLPLAGTTIRKFADSLFVQCGISQSRQRLETLSVALSRRYVLSSDALWIAPLDAVRLDLANGELREIDLGQREPGGSVGISSNASLPLSLAAQWCVEVLREVGQAYREGCYP; via the coding sequence TTGAACATCGATACCCGCATCAAATTCCGTCACCTCGTATGTTTTCTTGAAATGTCTCGCCAGGGCAGCCTGGCTCGGGCGGCGGATGTGCTCGCGGTGAGCCAGCCGGCGATGTCGAAAACCCTCAAGGAACTGGAGGAACTGCTCGACACCCGGCTGTTCGCCCGGAGCAAGGCCGGGCTCAGCCTGACCGAGGCCGGCATGGCTTTTCTGCGTTACGCCGGGCCCTCGGTGCAGGCCCTGCGCGAAGGGGTGAACACTTTGCGTGGCGGCGAATATGCCGCCGGTGTGGTGCGCCTGGGTGTGCTCTCGACCGCCGAAAGCCTGCTGCTACCGGAGGTGGTGCGGCGCCTGCACGAACGGCATTCGGCGCTGGTGGTGAGCGTGGTCACCGGCCCCAGCGCCTATCTGCTGTCGCAGTTGCGGGTCGGCGATGTCGACCTGGTGGTCGGGCGCATGACGGACAGCCCGCAGATCCAGGGCCTGAGCTTCGAGCATCTGTACAGCGAGTCCATGACCCTGGTGGCGCGCCCCGATCATCCGTTGCTGCACGGGCCGCTGGATCGACATGCGCTGGAGCGGTACCCGCTGGTGTTGCCGCTGGCCGGCACCACCATTCGCAAGTTCGCCGACAGCCTGTTCGTGCAGTGCGGCATCAGCCAGTCGCGCCAGCGCCTGGAAACCCTCTCGGTGGCCTTGAGTCGGCGCTATGTACTGTCCAGCGATGCGCTGTGGATCGCCCCGTTGGACGCGGTGCGCCTGGATCTGGCCAACGGCGAGCTGCGCGAGATCGACCTGGGGCAGCGCGAGCCGGGCGGCTCGGTGGGCATCTCCAGCAATGCCAGCCTGCCGCTGTCGCTGGCGGCGCAGTGGTGTGTCGAGGTGCTGCGGGAGGTCGGGCAGGCCTATCGCGAGGGGTGTTATCCATAA
- the ypfJ gene encoding KPN_02809 family neutral zinc metallopeptidase — protein MLWKKGRRSDNVVDARDDSGGGGGGGLRFGGGKGLSLTAIILIVGIGWVTGQDPLQILGQLAGQMDQSSAPATTQQTRQAPPANDEQAEFVRSILGDTEDTWGQIFQQAGRAYQQPKLILFRGRVNSACGSATSATGPFYCPADQQVYLDMDFFREMDQRFSAAGDFAQAYVIAHEIGHHVQTLLGVSAKIQAARQQGRQMEGDGGLLVRQELQADCLAGVWANHAQKRLNWLEPGDIEEALNAANAIGDDRLQQQGQGRVVPDSFTHGSSAQRVRWFKAGFTQGQVGQCDTFAAKSL, from the coding sequence ATGCTTTGGAAGAAAGGACGGCGCAGCGACAACGTGGTGGATGCTCGCGATGACAGTGGCGGCGGTGGAGGCGGCGGTCTGCGCTTTGGCGGCGGCAAGGGCCTGAGCCTGACCGCCATTATCCTGATCGTCGGCATCGGCTGGGTCACCGGCCAGGACCCGCTGCAGATCCTCGGACAACTCGCCGGGCAGATGGATCAGTCCTCGGCGCCTGCCACCACCCAGCAGACCCGCCAGGCGCCGCCAGCCAATGACGAGCAGGCGGAATTCGTGCGCTCCATCCTCGGCGACACCGAAGACACCTGGGGCCAGATCTTCCAGCAGGCCGGACGCGCCTACCAGCAACCCAAGCTCATCCTGTTCCGCGGCCGGGTGAACTCCGCCTGCGGTTCGGCGACCTCCGCCACCGGTCCGTTCTATTGCCCGGCCGACCAACAGGTGTACCTGGACATGGACTTCTTCCGCGAGATGGACCAGCGCTTCTCGGCCGCCGGCGACTTCGCCCAGGCCTACGTGATCGCCCACGAAATCGGCCACCACGTGCAGACCCTGCTCGGTGTCTCGGCGAAGATCCAGGCCGCCCGCCAACAGGGCCGGCAGATGGAAGGCGACGGCGGCCTGCTGGTGCGCCAGGAACTGCAGGCCGACTGCCTGGCGGGCGTGTGGGCCAACCATGCGCAGAAGCGCCTGAACTGGCTGGAGCCGGGGGATATCGAAGAAGCCCTGAACGCCGCCAACGCCATCGGCGACGACCGCCTGCAACAGCAAGGCCAGGGCCGCGTGGTACCGGACTCCTTCACCCACGGCAGCTCGGCGCAACGGGTGCGCTGGTTCAAGGCCGGTTTCACTCAGGGCCAGGTCGGCCAGTGCGACACCTTCGCGGCGAAAAGCCTGTAA
- a CDS encoding alpha/beta hydrolase, with protein sequence MRQVLALVTLWLICASTQAAVHGVKTISPARLNLEGGELAVGLSQDWQQPLPEIQRALIIVHGRLRNAQTYLHSAEQAASQAGQSATTLVIAPQFLNQNDIEHHQLPGSLLRWQGNDWMAGEPSSGPKPQSSYAVLDAIITRLSDRQRFPSLTEIVIAGHSGGAQVVQRFALLGQHHPGLEDDGIKLRYVITNPSSYAYFDEQRPVKVDAGACPGFNHWKYGLLKLPAYAAGQTTQQLEQRYVKRDITYLLGKQDTDPHHPALDTNCAAEAQGAYRLIRGHNYFDYLKQRHPQGLQQQLVEVPGVGHDGDKMFTSPEGQKALFGQ encoded by the coding sequence ATGCGCCAAGTGCTGGCGCTGGTCACCTTATGGCTGATCTGCGCCAGCACACAGGCGGCAGTGCATGGCGTCAAGACGATCAGCCCCGCGCGGCTGAACCTGGAAGGCGGCGAACTGGCCGTCGGCCTGAGCCAGGACTGGCAACAGCCGTTGCCCGAGATCCAGCGGGCACTGATCATCGTCCACGGGCGCCTGCGCAACGCCCAGACCTACCTGCACAGTGCCGAACAGGCCGCCAGCCAGGCCGGGCAAAGCGCGACCACCCTGGTGATCGCGCCGCAGTTTCTCAATCAGAACGATATCGAGCATCACCAGCTACCCGGTTCGCTGCTGCGCTGGCAGGGCAATGACTGGATGGCCGGAGAGCCATCCAGCGGGCCCAAGCCACAAAGCTCTTATGCGGTGCTGGACGCGATCATCACGCGGTTGAGCGATCGCCAGCGGTTTCCGTCCCTGACCGAGATCGTCATCGCCGGCCACTCCGGTGGCGCCCAGGTGGTGCAGCGCTTTGCCCTGCTCGGCCAGCATCATCCGGGCCTGGAGGATGACGGCATCAAGCTGCGCTACGTCATCACCAACCCGTCGTCCTATGCCTATTTCGACGAGCAACGCCCGGTGAAGGTCGACGCCGGCGCGTGCCCCGGTTTCAACCACTGGAAGTACGGCCTGCTCAAGTTGCCGGCCTACGCCGCCGGCCAGACCACGCAGCAACTGGAACAGCGCTACGTCAAACGCGATATCACCTACCTGCTGGGCAAGCAGGACACCGACCCGCACCACCCGGCGCTGGACACCAACTGCGCCGCCGAGGCCCAAGGCGCCTACCGCTTGATTCGCGGGCACAACTATTTCGACTATCTGAAACAGCGCCATCCGCAGGGATTGCAACAGCAGTTGGTCGAAGTGCCCGGGGTCGGGCATGACGGCGACAAGATGTTCACCTCGCCCGAGGGACAGAAGGCGTTGTTCGGCCAATAG
- a CDS encoding HAD family hydrolase produces MSLAEVRHWVFDMDGTLTVAVHDFAAIREALGIPPEHDILTHLAALPAAEAAAKHAWLLEHERDLALGSRPAPGAVELVRELAARGYRLGILTRNARELAHVTLEAIGLADCFAVEDVLGRDEAPPKPHPGGLLKLAEAWEVAPAEMVMVGDYRFDLDCGRAAGTHTVLVNLPDNPWPELADWHAEDCSALRRMVLA; encoded by the coding sequence ATGAGCCTGGCCGAGGTGCGTCATTGGGTGTTCGACATGGACGGTACCCTGACGGTGGCCGTGCATGATTTCGCGGCCATCCGCGAAGCGCTGGGGATCCCGCCGGAGCACGATATCCTGACCCACCTCGCGGCTTTGCCCGCCGCCGAAGCCGCGGCGAAACACGCCTGGCTGCTGGAGCACGAACGCGATCTGGCCCTGGGTTCACGGCCGGCGCCGGGGGCTGTGGAGCTGGTGCGGGAGTTGGCGGCGCGGGGCTATCGCCTGGGCATCCTGACCCGCAATGCGCGGGAGCTGGCCCATGTCACCCTGGAGGCCATCGGCCTGGCCGACTGCTTTGCCGTCGAGGACGTGCTGGGGCGTGACGAAGCGCCACCCAAACCTCACCCGGGCGGCTTGCTGAAACTGGCCGAGGCCTGGGAGGTGGCGCCGGCCGAGATGGTGATGGTCGGCGACTACCGCTTCGACCTTGATTGCGGTCGCGCGGCGGGCACCCACACGGTGCTGGTGAACTTGCCGGATAACCCGTGGCCGGAACTGGCCGACTGGCATGCCGAGGATTGCAGCGCACTACGGCGGATGGTGTTGGCTTAA
- the tesB gene encoding acyl-CoA thioesterase II, protein MSHVLDDLVDLLTLEPIEENLFRGRSQDLGFRQLFGGQVLGQSLSAASQTVEEARHVHSLHGYFLRPGDAALPVVYQVDRVRDGGSFSTRRVTAIQKGNPIFTCSASFQYDEEGFEHQDTMPQVVGPENLPSELEITQQRAHLIPEHMREKLLCPKPIEVRPVTEKDPYNPQPADPIKYVWFRADGELPDIPALHKYLLAYASDFGLLTTSMLPHGKSVWQKDMQVASLDHALWFHADLRADDWLLYAMDSPWAGNSRGFSRGSVFNRAGQLVASVTQEGLIRHRKDWA, encoded by the coding sequence ATGAGCCACGTGTTGGATGATCTGGTCGACCTGTTGACCCTGGAACCGATCGAGGAAAACCTGTTTCGCGGTCGCAGCCAGGACCTGGGCTTCCGCCAGCTGTTCGGCGGACAGGTGTTGGGTCAGTCCCTGTCCGCGGCCAGCCAGACTGTCGAAGAGGCCCGTCATGTGCATTCGCTGCACGGTTACTTCCTGCGCCCGGGCGATGCGGCGTTGCCGGTGGTGTACCAGGTCGACCGGGTGCGCGATGGCGGCAGCTTCAGCACTCGCCGGGTGACGGCGATCCAGAAGGGCAACCCGATTTTCACCTGCAGCGCCTCGTTCCAGTACGACGAGGAAGGCTTCGAGCACCAGGACACGATGCCCCAGGTGGTCGGCCCGGAAAACCTGCCGTCGGAATTGGAAATCACCCAGCAGCGCGCGCACCTGATCCCTGAGCACATGCGCGAAAAACTGCTGTGCCCCAAGCCCATCGAAGTGCGCCCGGTGACCGAGAAAGACCCCTACAACCCGCAGCCGGCGGACCCGATCAAATACGTCTGGTTCCGCGCCGATGGCGAGCTGCCGGACATTCCCGCGCTGCATAAATACCTGCTGGCCTACGCCTCGGACTTCGGCCTGCTGACCACCTCGATGCTGCCCCACGGCAAGTCGGTGTGGCAGAAGGACATGCAAGTCGCCAGCCTCGACCACGCGCTGTGGTTCCATGCCGACCTGCGCGCCGACGACTGGCTGCTGTATGCCATGGACAGCCCGTGGGCCGGCAATTCCCGTGGTTTCTCCCGCGGCAGCGTGTTCAACCGCGCCGGCCAGCTGGTGGCGTCGGTGACCCAGGAAGGCCTGATACGCCACCGCAAGGACTGGGCATGA
- a CDS encoding GNAT family N-acetyltransferase, whose product MEPILQLESARLLLRQWRDEDLPAFAAMCADPQVMRYFPAPLSRLESAALIGRIRGHFAEHGFGTWALERKDTGAFIGFTGLGVVGFEAPFTPAVEIGWRLAREHWGLGYASEAAWTALRCGFDRLALKEIVAFTTTSNLPSQKVMQAIGMQHDAHDDFDHPKLGSEHPLRHHVLYRINREQWLETLHG is encoded by the coding sequence ATGGAGCCGATACTGCAACTCGAAAGTGCTCGACTGCTGTTGCGCCAGTGGCGCGACGAGGATTTGCCGGCGTTTGCGGCGATGTGCGCCGACCCGCAGGTCATGCGTTACTTTCCGGCCCCCCTGAGCCGCCTGGAAAGCGCCGCGCTGATCGGTCGGATCCGTGGGCATTTCGCCGAGCACGGTTTTGGCACCTGGGCGCTGGAGCGCAAGGATACCGGGGCCTTCATCGGTTTTACCGGGTTGGGCGTGGTGGGCTTCGAAGCGCCGTTCACCCCGGCGGTGGAAATCGGCTGGCGCCTGGCGCGCGAGCACTGGGGCCTGGGCTACGCCAGCGAAGCGGCCTGGACCGCGCTGCGCTGTGGCTTCGATCGCCTGGCCCTAAAGGAGATCGTTGCCTTCACCACCACCAGCAACCTGCCGTCGCAGAAAGTCATGCAGGCCATCGGCATGCAACACGATGCGCACGACGATTTCGATCACCCAAAGCTCGGCAGCGAGCATCCGCTGCGTCATCATGTGCTGTATCGCATCAACCGCGAACAATGGTTGGAAACCTTGCATGGATAG
- a CDS encoding histone deacetylase family protein, with product MPLPLIYHDDYSPEFPAEHRFPMDKFRLLRDHLVDSGLTHDADLLRPELCPTEILALAHDPGYIERYMAGELSREDQRRLGLPWNEALARRTVRAVGGSLLAAEQALEHGLACHLAGGTHHAHYDHPAGFCIFNDLAVISHYLLEAGRVGRVLIFDCDVHQGDGTARILEHTPDAVTVSLHCEKNFPARKATSDWDIPLPMGMSDADYLKVVDDALNYLLPLYQPDLVLYDAGVDVHKDDALGYLKLTDQGVAARDERVMRHCLGRDIPVLGVIGGGYSKDRQALARRHGILHHSAQRVWTSSGCH from the coding sequence ATGCCACTGCCGCTGATCTACCACGACGACTACAGCCCCGAGTTCCCGGCGGAACACCGCTTCCCCATGGACAAGTTTCGCCTGCTGCGCGACCACCTGGTGGACAGCGGCCTGACCCACGATGCCGACCTGCTGCGCCCGGAACTGTGCCCGACGGAGATTCTCGCCCTGGCCCACGACCCTGGGTATATCGAACGTTATATGGCCGGCGAGTTGTCGCGGGAAGACCAGCGGCGCCTCGGCCTGCCCTGGAACGAAGCCCTGGCCCGGCGCACCGTGCGCGCTGTCGGCGGCTCGCTGCTGGCCGCCGAACAGGCCCTGGAGCATGGCCTGGCCTGTCACCTGGCCGGCGGCACCCATCACGCCCACTACGACCACCCGGCGGGCTTCTGCATCTTCAACGACCTGGCGGTGATCAGCCATTACCTGCTCGAAGCCGGGCGGGTCGGCCGGGTGCTGATCTTCGACTGCGACGTGCACCAGGGTGACGGCACCGCGCGGATTCTCGAACATACCCCGGACGCCGTGACTGTCTCGCTGCACTGCGAAAAAAATTTCCCGGCGCGCAAGGCCACCAGCGACTGGGACATTCCCCTGCCCATGGGCATGAGCGACGCCGATTACCTGAAAGTGGTCGACGATGCCCTCAATTACCTGCTGCCGCTGTACCAGCCGGACCTGGTGCTGTACGACGCCGGGGTGGATGTGCACAAGGACGATGCCCTGGGTTACCTGAAGCTGACCGACCAGGGCGTCGCCGCCCGCGACGAGCGGGTGATGCGCCATTGCCTGGGCCGCGATATCCCGGTGCTCGGGGTGATCGGCGGCGGCTACAGCAAGGACCGCCAGGCCCTGGCCCGCCGCCACGGCATCCTCCACCACAGTGCGCAACGGGTGTGGACGTCATCAGGTTGTCACTGA